One Chionomys nivalis chromosome 4, mChiNiv1.1, whole genome shotgun sequence genomic region harbors:
- the LOC130872489 gene encoding glutathione S-transferase A2-like: MAGKPVLHYWDVRGRMECIRWLLAAAGVEFEEKFIEAPADMEKLIKDGSLMFQQVPMVEIDGMKLVQSRAILNYIATKYNLYGKDAKERALIDMYTEGILDLTEMMLQVVISLPDQREAKISLLKEKTKNRYLPAYEKVLKSHGQDYLVGNRLTRVDIHLLEVLLYVEELDSSLLDPFPLLKALKSRISSLPNVKKFLQPGSQRKPPPDMKKIEEARKLFKF; this comes from the exons ATGGCTGGGAAGCCCGTGCTTCACTACTGGGATGTCAGGGGCAGGATGGAGTGCATCAGGTGGCTCCTGGCTGCAGCAGGGGTGGAG tttgaAGAGAAGTTTATAGAAGCCCCGGCAGACATGGAAAAGTTAATCAAAG aTGGGAGTTTGATGTTTCAGCAAGTGCCCATGGTGGAGATTGACGGGATGAAGCTGGTACAGAGCAGAGCCATTCTCAACTACATCGCCACCAAATACAACCTCTATGGGAAGGACGCGAAGGAGAGAGCCCT GATTGACATGTATACAGAGGGGATTTTAGATCTCACTGAAATGATGCTGCAAGTGGTCATAAGTCTCCCAGATCAAAGAGAAGCCAAGATCTCCTTGTTAAAAGAAAAGACCAAAAACCGGTACTTGCCTGCCTATGAAAAA GTCTTGAAGAGCCATGGACAAGACTACCTTGTTGGCAACAGGCTGACCAGGGTGGACATTCACCTGCTGGAAGTTCTTCTCTATGTGGAAGAGCTTGATTCCAGCCTTCTGGACCCTTTCCCCCTGCTGAAG GCCCTGAAGAGCAGAATCAGCAGCCTGCCCAATGTGAAGAAGTTCCTGCAGCCTGGCAGCCAGAGAAAGCCTCCGCCTGatatgaaaaaaattgaagaggcaAGGAAGCTTTTCAAGTTTTAA
- the LOC130872490 gene encoding 60S ribosomal protein L13-like isoform X2, producing the protein MAPSRNGMILKPHFHKDWQQRVDTWFNQPARKIRRRKARQAKACRIAPCPASGPIRPIVRCPTVRYHTKVRAGRGFSLEELRVAGIHKKGDSSAEELKLATQLTGPVMPIRNVYKKEKARVITEEEKNFKAFASLRMARANARLFGIRAKRAKEAAEQDVEKKK; encoded by the exons ATGGCGCCCAGCCGGAATGGCATGATCTTGAAGCCCCACTTCCACAAGGACTGGCAACAGCGAGTGGACACTTGGTTCAACCAGCCGGCACGCAAGATCCGCAGACGCAAGGCCCGGCAGGCAAAAGCCTGCCGCATTGCCCCGTGCCCCGCGTCCGGACCCATCAGGCCTATCGTGAGGTGCCCCACAGTGCGTTACCACACCAAGGTCCGAGCTGGCCGGGGCTTCAGCCTGGAGGAACTCAGGGTGGCTGGTATCCATAAGAAG GGAGATAGCTCGGCTGAAGAACTTAAATTGGCCACTCAGCTAACAGGACCTGTGATGCCCATCCGGAATGTTTataagaaggagaaagccagagtcatcacagaagaagagaagaacttCAAGGCTTTTGCCAGTCTTCGCATGGCCCGGGCCAATGCCCGGCTCTTTGGCATCCGagcaaagagggcaaaggaagcaGCAGAGCAGGATGTTGAGAAGAAAAAGTGA
- the LOC130872490 gene encoding 60S ribosomal protein L13-like isoform X1, translated as MAPSRNGMILKPHFHKDWQQRVDTWFNQPARKIRRRKARQAKACRIAPCPASGPIRPIVRCPTVRYHTKVRAGRGFSLEELRVAGIHKKVARTIGISVDPRRRNKSTESLQANVQRLKEYRSKLILFPRKPSVPKKGDSSAEELKLATQLTGPVMPIRNVYKKEKARVITEEEKNFKAFASLRMARANARLFGIRAKRAKEAAEQDVEKKK; from the coding sequence ATGGCGCCCAGCCGGAATGGCATGATCTTGAAGCCCCACTTCCACAAGGACTGGCAACAGCGAGTGGACACTTGGTTCAACCAGCCGGCACGCAAGATCCGCAGACGCAAGGCCCGGCAGGCAAAAGCCTGCCGCATTGCCCCGTGCCCCGCGTCCGGACCCATCAGGCCTATCGTGAGGTGCCCCACAGTGCGTTACCACACCAAGGTCCGAGCTGGCCGGGGCTTCAGCCTGGAGGAACTCAGGGTGGCTGGTATCCATAAGAAGGTGGCTCGCACCATTGGCATCTCCGTGGACCCAAGGAGGCGAAACAAGTCCACCGAGTCCCTGCAGGCCAACGTGCAGCGCCTGAAGGAGTACCGCTCCAAGCTCATCCTCTTCCCCAGGAAGCCTTCCGTTCCAAAGAAGGGAGATAGCTCGGCTGAAGAACTTAAATTGGCCACTCAGCTAACAGGACCTGTGATGCCCATCCGGAATGTTTataagaaggagaaagccagagtcatcacagaagaagagaagaacttCAAGGCTTTTGCCAGTCTTCGCATGGCCCGGGCCAATGCCCGGCTCTTTGGCATCCGagcaaagagggcaaaggaagcaGCAGAGCAGGATGTTGAGAAGAAAAAGTGA